A window of Rhodobacteraceae bacterium LMO-JJ12 contains these coding sequences:
- a CDS encoding DsbE family thiol:disulfide interchange protein: MAKVSPMMLAPPLVFVALVGLFFWGMAREDANVLPSQLIGKAAPGVSLEKLGETPLLTDEVLAENTVKLVNFWGTWCVACRAEHPTLLWMRDNLDVPLHGVNFDDTTARALAYLEKDGNPFATLGEAKTARTKIDWGVYGAPETFIIDAEGKVVLRWAGPITQRVLQENILPAIEKAKAGVPQG, encoded by the coding sequence ATGGCTAAGGTTAGTCCAATGATGCTTGCACCACCGCTGGTCTTTGTCGCCTTGGTGGGGCTGTTCTTCTGGGGCATGGCCCGGGAAGATGCCAATGTGCTGCCCTCACAGTTGATTGGCAAAGCGGCACCGGGGGTGTCGCTGGAAAAGCTGGGGGAAACGCCGCTTCTGACCGATGAAGTGCTGGCCGAAAACACCGTCAAGCTGGTGAATTTCTGGGGCACGTGGTGTGTGGCGTGTCGGGCCGAGCATCCCACTCTCCTGTGGATGCGAGACAATCTCGATGTGCCGTTGCATGGGGTCAATTTTGACGACACCACGGCGCGCGCATTGGCTTATCTTGAGAAGGACGGCAACCCGTTCGCCACGCTGGGCGAGGCCAAGACGGCGCGCACCAAGATCGACTGGGGCGTCTATGGCGCGCCCGAGACCTTCATCATCGATGCGGAGGGCAAGGTTGTCTTGCGCTGGGCTGGACCGATTACGCAGCGGGTGTTACAGGAAAACATCCTGCCTGCGATCGAAAAGGCCAAGGCGGGCGTGCCGCAGGGCTGA
- a CDS encoding ABC transporter permease subunit — translation MSCWQTIQDYGLRSIGIGERALPRENFTLCEQFTLIGSGMLWNIYFGVFALLAGFFLANALALGKGAKSPWLRKPAEWFIFVFRGSPLFIQFFFGYFLFLSLKGIFPVFTPFSSAWLGALVVLFFNTAAYSGEIFYGALRSIPKGDVEAADAYGFSGWARFRKIIWPTSMRLAWPAYTNEAIFLFHATTLVFFSGFPTWQQRGDALYYASYFADKTFNPFIPYPILAGYFIMLTLVIIAFFGLINRYLNRHLPQEHRRKLRLRANIIR, via the coding sequence ATGAGCTGCTGGCAAACCATTCAGGACTACGGCCTGCGCAGCATTGGCATCGGCGAACGCGCCCTGCCGCGCGAAAACTTCACCCTCTGCGAACAATTCACCCTGATTGGCTCGGGCATGCTGTGGAACATCTATTTCGGCGTGTTCGCGCTTTTGGCCGGGTTTTTTCTGGCCAACGCGCTGGCGCTTGGCAAAGGCGCAAAATCACCATGGCTGCGCAAACCCGCCGAATGGTTCATCTTCGTCTTTCGCGGCTCACCGCTCTTTATTCAATTCTTCTTTGGCTATTTCCTGTTTCTCAGCCTCAAGGGCATCTTCCCGGTTTTTACCCCCTTCTCGTCGGCATGGCTTGGCGCGCTGGTCGTGCTCTTTTTCAACACCGCCGCCTATTCCGGCGAGATTTTCTATGGCGCGCTGCGCTCGATCCCCAAGGGCGATGTCGAGGCGGCAGACGCCTATGGCTTTTCCGGCTGGGCACGCTTTCGCAAGATCATATGGCCCACATCCATGCGCCTTGCATGGCCGGCCTACACAAACGAGGCGATCTTCCTTTTTCACGCCACAACGCTGGTCTTCTTTTCCGGCTTCCCAACGTGGCAACAACGCGGCGACGCGCTCTACTATGCCAGCTATTTTGCCGACAAGACGTTCAATCCCTTCATCCCATACCCCATTCTCGCGGGCTATTTCATCATGCTAACACTGGTCATCATTGCCTTTTTCGGCCTGATCAACCGCTACCTGAATCGCCATTTACCACAAGAACACCGCCGCAAACTGCGCCTGCGCGCCAATATCATTCGCTGA
- a CDS encoding ABC transporter permease subunit → MFSFCSDPASLEGLTWLSCYLTTGKHLAFYASFGTVLLLLAVTAPAALLFGFFGATAARSHFAPLSWVGKAYIALVRGVPDIAFFLFFVIALDQLFEWVRHKIKCPDWDQPIRQGDDFVVCAAAKLPLGNSPQWVHEVYGFSIAVLTFAIVFGAFAANVLYGAMRTVPRAQIETAEAYGLSPRQSFWRILVPQMWIYALPGLSNLWMVLIKATPLLFLLGVEDIVYWARELGGSKTARFTDYPHGNWLMWYFLALLIFYLIFTRVSEVVLERLTRRLSHGQATTGGESQRKAEAT, encoded by the coding sequence ATATTTTCCTTTTGCTCTGATCCAGCCAGCCTGGAAGGCCTCACGTGGCTGAGCTGCTATCTGACCACCGGAAAGCACTTGGCTTTCTATGCGTCCTTTGGGACGGTTCTGCTGCTCTTGGCCGTAACCGCGCCCGCCGCCCTGCTCTTTGGGTTTTTCGGTGCCACCGCCGCGCGCTCTCACTTCGCGCCCCTGTCATGGGTCGGCAAAGCCTATATCGCGCTGGTGCGCGGCGTGCCCGACATCGCTTTCTTTCTCTTCTTCGTCATTGCGCTCGATCAGTTGTTCGAATGGGTGCGCCACAAGATCAAATGCCCCGATTGGGATCAACCCATTCGCCAGGGCGATGATTTCGTAGTCTGCGCCGCTGCCAAACTGCCCTTGGGCAATTCCCCACAGTGGGTCCATGAAGTCTACGGGTTCAGTATCGCCGTGCTGACCTTTGCCATCGTGTTCGGCGCCTTTGCGGCCAACGTGCTTTATGGCGCCATGCGCACCGTGCCCCGCGCCCAGATCGAAACCGCCGAAGCCTATGGCCTGAGCCCGCGCCAAAGTTTCTGGCGCATCCTCGTGCCGCAAATGTGGATCTATGCCCTGCCCGGCCTCTCCAATCTCTGGATGGTGCTGATCAAGGCCACCCCGCTCTTGTTCCTCTTGGGCGTCGAAGACATCGTCTATTGGGCGCGCGAACTGGGCGGTTCCAAAACCGCACGCTTCACCGATTATCCGCATGGCAACTGGCTGATGTGGTATTTTCTGGCGCTGCTGATCTTCTATCTCATCTTCACCCGCGTCTCCGAGGTCGTGCTCGAACGCCTCACCCGTCGTCTCAGCCACGGTCAGGCCACCACCGGCGGCGAATCCCAGCGTAAGGCGGAGGCGACATGA
- a CDS encoding transporter substrate-binding domain-containing protein: MKKLILTTAALALTAGMAFAESHGKTVRLGTEGAYPPYNFLNDAGEVAGFERELGDELCKRAELTCEWVTNDWDSIIPNLLSGNYDAIIAGMSITPERKEVVNFTTGYTLPSPSAYAALTADVDVKTAVVSAQSATIQSAHVATTDATLVEFPTPDETVAAVKSGEVDAVMADKDFLVPIVAEGELQFVGEDTFLGDGIGMAFRKSDDEMRSKFDAAIESMKADGSLNALLDKWEIEGKF; this comes from the coding sequence ATGAAAAAACTCATTCTGACCACCGCCGCTCTGGCCCTCACCGCTGGCATGGCCTTTGCCGAAAGCCACGGCAAAACCGTACGTCTTGGCACCGAAGGCGCCTATCCTCCGTATAACTTCCTCAACGACGCTGGCGAAGTCGCCGGGTTTGAGCGCGAGTTGGGCGACGAGCTTTGCAAACGCGCCGAGCTGACCTGTGAATGGGTCACAAACGACTGGGATTCGATCATCCCGAATCTTCTGTCGGGCAACTATGATGCGATCATCGCGGGCATGTCCATCACGCCTGAGCGCAAGGAAGTCGTGAACTTCACCACCGGTTACACCCTGCCTTCGCCCTCGGCTTATGCGGCCCTGACGGCAGACGTCGACGTGAAAACCGCCGTCGTGTCGGCGCAATCGGCAACCATCCAATCCGCGCATGTGGCCACGACCGACGCAACCCTGGTCGAATTCCCCACCCCGGATGAAACGGTCGCCGCCGTGAAATCGGGCGAAGTTGACGCGGTTATGGCCGACAAGGACTTCCTCGTCCCGATCGTGGCCGAAGGCGAGCTTCAGTTTGTTGGCGAAGACACCTTCCTGGGTGACGGCATCGGCATGGCCTTCCGCAAGTCCGATGACGAAATGCGCTCTAAATTCGATGCCGCCATCGAGTCGATGAAAGCAGATGGCTCGCTGAACGCCCTGCTCGACAAATGGGAAATCGAAGGCAAGTTCTGA
- a CDS encoding transporter substrate-binding domain-containing protein: protein MMRFTLPMLLLAAALALPGVAQAGDGQRVRIATEGAFPPYNSLDANGQPQGFEIDLGNAICAHTGWNCSWLVHDWTTLLSDLAEGEFDAAMAGISITPSRRAVTSFSREYFRSADKPQGLFVGTHTFQDPAHAMIAVQEGTIHEDHLKSMGYNFIAFPTAGGALKAVLDGTCDLTFGNPDFLESRVYSTSRMLAIIRLENIDAGGAAVAIAPGRSEIKQGFDAALDALEADGTIEKLRKKWFTKSTET from the coding sequence ATGATGCGTTTCACCCTGCCCATGCTCCTGCTTGCCGCCGCTCTCGCTCTGCCGGGCGTCGCCCAGGCGGGCGACGGTCAGCGCGTGCGCATCGCCACAGAAGGCGCCTTCCCGCCGTATAATTCGCTCGACGCCAACGGCCAGCCGCAAGGCTTCGAAATCGATCTTGGCAATGCCATCTGTGCCCATACCGGCTGGAACTGTTCGTGGCTGGTCCACGATTGGACAACGCTGCTGAGCGACCTCGCTGAAGGCGAGTTCGACGCGGCCATGGCCGGAATATCAATCACCCCGTCGCGCCGGGCCGTGACCAGTTTCAGCCGCGAATACTTCCGCTCTGCCGACAAACCCCAGGGCCTGTTCGTTGGCACCCACACATTTCAGGATCCCGCCCACGCGATGATCGCGGTGCAAGAAGGGACGATCCACGAAGATCATCTGAAGAGCATGGGCTACAACTTCATCGCCTTTCCCACCGCGGGCGGCGCACTCAAAGCGGTGCTTGACGGGACGTGTGATCTGACCTTCGGCAACCCGGATTTCCTTGAATCACGGGTCTACAGCACCAGCCGCATGCTGGCGATCATCCGCCTCGAAAACATCGACGCAGGCGGCGCGGCCGTGGCCATCGCGCCCGGGCGCTCCGAAATCAAACAAGGGTTCGATGCCGCACTCGATGCGCTCGAAGCTGATGGAACCATTGAAAAGCTTCGCAAGAAATGGTTCACCAAATCCACCGAAACCTAA
- a CDS encoding ATP-binding cassette domain-containing protein, translating to MPVIEIHNLHKAYGALEVIKGVNITAHKGDVVSLIGSSGSGKSTILRCANLLEDSQQGEILFQGEPVKWKSEGHNRRPADSKQVLRIRTNLSMVFQQFNLWAHLTILQNVMEAPVTVLGRERAEVEAAARKYLDKVGIGDKCDAWPAQLSGGQQQRAAIARALAMEPQALLFDEPTSALDPELEQEVVKVIKDLAAEGRTMMIVTHDMKMAHDVSNHVIFLHEGLIEEQGTPEALFGNPNSERLRGFLSSTVHA from the coding sequence GTGCCGGTCATCGAAATTCATAACCTGCACAAGGCCTACGGCGCGCTTGAAGTGATCAAGGGCGTCAACATCACCGCGCACAAGGGCGATGTGGTCTCTCTGATCGGCTCGTCCGGCTCTGGCAAATCCACGATCCTGCGCTGTGCCAACCTTCTGGAAGACAGCCAGCAGGGCGAGATCCTGTTTCAGGGCGAGCCGGTAAAATGGAAAAGCGAAGGCCACAACCGCCGCCCCGCCGATTCCAAGCAGGTTCTGCGCATCCGCACCAACCTCAGCATGGTGTTTCAACAATTCAATCTCTGGGCGCATCTCACCATCCTGCAAAACGTGATGGAAGCGCCGGTCACGGTGCTTGGCCGTGAGCGGGCCGAAGTCGAAGCCGCCGCGCGCAAATATCTCGACAAGGTCGGCATCGGCGACAAATGCGATGCCTGGCCCGCCCAGCTTTCGGGCGGTCAGCAACAACGCGCCGCAATTGCGCGCGCGCTGGCGATGGAGCCTCAGGCATTGCTGTTTGACGAACCGACCTCGGCGCTCGACCCCGAGCTTGAACAAGAAGTTGTCAAGGTTATCAAAGACCTGGCCGCCGAAGGCCGCACCATGATGATTGTCACCCACGACATGAAGATGGCGCATGACGTTTCCAATCATGTGATCTTCCTGCACGAAGGCCTGATCGAAGAACAAGGCACCCCCGAGGCACTGTTTGGCAATCCAAACTCCGAGCGGCTTCGCGGCTTCCTCTCCTCCACGGTGCATGCATGA
- a CDS encoding PhnD/SsuA/transferrin family substrate-binding protein, whose protein sequence is MIATLPMYDRAETAAANDAFWAAIRAKLGHGPATLTRANDLWPLWQSPDLLLAQTCGLPYRACLHETVKLVGTPDYGLEGCPPGYYRSVFIARSANTDLAALAGQRFAYNEPLSQSGWAAPALHMAGLGLTFGPLLETGAHRASALAVLEGRADFAALDALTWALIQTHDAFAADLHVIAMTRPTPGLPLITAPQNDPSALRDAITAAIGALEPQTRRQLHLTGLVNIPSEAYLAMPTPAPPSRNA, encoded by the coding sequence GTGATCGCCACCCTGCCGATGTATGACCGCGCCGAAACCGCTGCGGCCAACGATGCATTCTGGGCCGCGATCCGCGCTAAACTGGGCCACGGCCCCGCCACTCTCACGCGCGCCAATGATCTCTGGCCGCTCTGGCAATCGCCCGATCTGCTTCTCGCTCAGACCTGCGGATTGCCGTACCGCGCCTGTCTGCACGAAACGGTAAAACTCGTCGGCACGCCTGATTATGGCCTCGAAGGGTGCCCGCCGGGGTATTACCGCTCGGTCTTTATCGCCCGCAGCGCAAACACCGATCTCGCCGCCCTCGCAGGCCAGCGTTTCGCCTATAACGAGCCGCTGTCGCAATCGGGTTGGGCCGCGCCCGCCCTGCATATGGCCGGGCTGGGCCTCACCTTCGGCCCTCTGCTCGAAACCGGCGCGCACCGCGCCTCGGCGCTTGCCGTGCTTGAAGGTCGCGCCGATTTCGCCGCCCTTGATGCGCTTACCTGGGCGCTGATCCAGACCCATGACGCCTTCGCCGCCGACCTGCATGTCATCGCCATGACCCGGCCCACCCCCGGCCTGCCGCTGATCACCGCGCCGCAAAACGATCCCTCCGCACTGCGCGATGCCATTACCGCCGCAATCGGCGCACTCGAGCCTCAAACCCGCCGCCAATTGCATCTCACCGGGTTGGTCAATATTCCCAGCGAGGCCTACCTCGCCATGCCCACGCCCGCGCCACCGTCGCGCAACGCCTGA
- a CDS encoding TerB family tellurite resistance protein, with translation MFAGFLRRLTAPDPAPLDGVEARLALAALMVRLARADGDYATVEISQIDRILTERFALSPFESAALRREAEALEAEAPDTVRFTRAIKDAVPHIDRLSVVEAMWRVVLADGARDDLEDSNMRMIANLLGINDRESAQARQKANQKSDR, from the coding sequence ATGTTCGCCGGTTTCCTGCGCCGCCTCACCGCACCCGATCCCGCGCCGCTTGATGGTGTCGAGGCCCGACTTGCTCTGGCCGCTCTGATGGTCCGGTTGGCCCGCGCCGATGGCGACTATGCCACCGTCGAGATCAGCCAGATCGACCGTATCCTGACCGAACGTTTCGCACTTTCTCCCTTTGAAAGCGCGGCCTTGCGCCGCGAAGCGGAAGCCCTTGAGGCAGAGGCGCCCGACACCGTGCGCTTCACCCGCGCAATCAAGGACGCCGTGCCGCATATCGACCGCCTCTCGGTGGTCGAGGCGATGTGGCGCGTGGTTCTGGCCGATGGCGCGCGCGACGATCTTGAAGATTCCAACATGCGGATGATCGCCAACCTTCTGGGCATCAACGATCGTGAAAGCGCCCAGGCACGCCAGAAAGCAAACCAAAAGTCAGACCGGTGA
- a CDS encoding TerB family tellurite resistance protein: MPIIQRILTAFSAKKPAALPEPDARLALGALMVRVAKSDDSYRVEEIQRIDRTLARANAIGPVEAAKMRATCEKLEALAPDTENFAALIRDTVSHEGRLDTMRALWQVVLADGLERPEELTVISGTYAALGLSEADNASARQAAQEGQN; encoded by the coding sequence ATGCCCATCATTCAACGCATCCTCACCGCTTTTTCCGCGAAAAAGCCCGCCGCCCTGCCCGAACCCGACGCACGCCTTGCGCTCGGCGCATTGATGGTGCGGGTGGCCAAATCCGATGACAGCTATCGCGTCGAGGAAATTCAGCGCATCGACCGCACGCTTGCGCGTGCCAATGCCATCGGCCCGGTAGAGGCCGCCAAGATGCGCGCCACCTGCGAAAAACTCGAAGCCCTCGCGCCCGATACCGAAAACTTTGCCGCTCTCATCCGCGACACCGTCTCGCACGAAGGGCGCCTCGATACCATGCGCGCGCTTTGGCAGGTGGTTTTGGCGGATGGATTGGAACGCCCCGAGGAACTGACTGTGATTTCCGGCACCTACGCGGCGCTCGGCCTTTCCGAAGCCGACAACGCCAGCGCCCGCCAGGCCGCACAAGAGGGACAAAACTGA
- a CDS encoding DUF1330 domain-containing protein, with protein MAKGYWIGRVDVDDLEIYKTYVAANAAPFAEYGARFLVRGGQFENPEGSARSRNVVIEFPSYEAALACYQSDGYQAAKALRDPVSTGDIVIVEGYDG; from the coding sequence ATGGCCAAGGGATATTGGATCGGTCGCGTCGATGTCGACGATCTGGAAATCTACAAGACATATGTCGCCGCCAACGCCGCGCCCTTTGCCGAATACGGCGCACGTTTTCTGGTGCGCGGCGGACAATTCGAAAACCCCGAAGGCAGCGCGCGCAGCCGCAATGTGGTGATCGAATTCCCCTCCTACGAGGCGGCGCTTGCCTGTTATCAATCAGACGGTTATCAGGCAGCAAAGGCACTTCGCGATCCCGTCTCGACCGGCGATATCGTGATTGTCGAAGGCTATGACGGATAG
- a CDS encoding CTP synthase: protein MARYIFITGGVVSSLGKGLASAALGALLQARGFSVRLRKLDPYLNVDPGTMSPFEHGEVFVTDDGAETDLDLGHYERFTGVPARKTDSVSSGRIYTNVLEKERRGDYLGKTIQVIPHVTNEIKEFIEIGDDEVDFMLCEIGGTVGDIEGLPFFEAIRQFSQERPRGQCIFMHLTLLPYLAASGELKTKPTQHSVKELRSIGLQPDVLVCRSEHTIPEKERAKIAQFCNVRPDSVIPAYDLKSIYEAPLAYHRVGLDQAVLDAFQISPAPRPDLSVWEDVYDRIHNTDGDVNVAIVGKYTQLEDAYKSIKEALTHGGMANRVKVNVDWVDAEVFDKKDAAPYLEGYHAILVPGGFGERGTEGKIKAAQFARERKLPYLGICLGMQMAVIEAARNVAGIKDAGSEEFDHETGGKRFTPVVYHLKEWVQGNYTVTRKTSDDKGGTMRLGAYDATLKDDSRVAEIYGGTTIEERHRHRYEVDIQYRDKLEKCGLTFSGMSPDGSLPEIVEWEDHPWFIGVQFHPELKSKPFLPHPLFADFVRAAIENSRLV, encoded by the coding sequence ATGGCGCGCTATATTTTCATCACCGGTGGGGTTGTGTCCTCTCTTGGCAAAGGTCTGGCCTCTGCGGCGCTCGGCGCCCTTTTGCAGGCGCGCGGCTTCTCGGTTCGCCTGCGCAAGCTTGACCCCTACCTCAACGTCGATCCCGGCACGATGAGCCCGTTTGAACATGGCGAAGTCTTCGTCACCGACGATGGCGCCGAAACCGATCTCGATCTCGGCCATTACGAACGCTTCACCGGCGTGCCCGCCCGCAAGACCGATAGCGTCTCCTCGGGGCGCATCTATACCAACGTGCTGGAAAAAGAACGCCGTGGCGACTACCTCGGCAAAACCATCCAAGTCATCCCCCACGTTACCAATGAAATCAAAGAGTTCATTGAGATTGGCGATGACGAAGTCGATTTCATGCTCTGCGAAATTGGCGGCACCGTCGGCGATATCGAAGGTCTGCCGTTCTTCGAGGCGATCCGCCAGTTTTCCCAGGAACGCCCGCGCGGCCAATGTATCTTCATGCACCTCACGCTGCTGCCCTATCTCGCCGCCTCGGGCGAGTTGAAAACCAAACCGACCCAGCACAGCGTCAAGGAATTGCGCTCGATCGGCCTTCAGCCCGATGTGCTGGTTTGTCGCTCCGAACACACGATCCCCGAGAAAGAACGCGCCAAGATTGCCCAGTTCTGCAACGTGCGCCCCGATTCCGTGATCCCCGCCTATGACCTCAAATCCATCTACGAGGCGCCGCTGGCCTATCACCGCGTCGGCCTCGACCAAGCTGTGCTCGATGCGTTTCAGATCTCGCCCGCCCCGCGCCCCGATCTCAGTGTCTGGGAAGACGTCTATGACCGGATTCACAACACCGACGGCGATGTAAACGTCGCCATCGTCGGCAAATACACCCAGCTCGAAGACGCCTACAAGTCGATCAAGGAGGCGCTGACCCATGGTGGCATGGCCAACCGTGTAAAGGTCAATGTCGATTGGGTCGATGCCGAGGTGTTCGACAAGAAAGATGCCGCCCCCTACCTGGAGGGCTATCACGCCATCCTCGTGCCCGGCGGCTTTGGCGAACGCGGCACCGAGGGCAAGATCAAGGCGGCGCAATTCGCTCGTGAACGCAAACTGCCCTATCTCGGCATTTGCCTTGGCATGCAGATGGCGGTGATCGAAGCCGCCCGCAACGTCGCGGGGATCAAGGACGCTGGCTCAGAAGAGTTTGACCACGAGACCGGTGGCAAACGCTTCACACCAGTGGTCTATCATCTCAAGGAATGGGTGCAGGGCAATTACACAGTCACCCGCAAAACCTCCGACGACAAAGGCGGCACCATGCGGCTTGGGGCCTATGACGCGACACTAAAAGATGATTCTCGTGTCGCGGAAATTTACGGCGGCACCACCATCGAAGAACGCCACCGCCACCGTTACGAAGTCGATATCCAATACCGTGACAAGCTGGAAAAATGCGGCCTCACCTTCTCGGGCATGTCCCCCGATGGCAGCCTGCCCGAGATCGTGGAATGGGAAGATCACCCGTGGTTCATCGGCGTGCAATTTCACCCCGAGCTAAAGTCGAAACCCTTCCTGCCACACCCTCTGTTCGCTGATTTCGTGCGCGCAGCGATCGAAAATTCGCGGCTGGTCTGA
- the secG gene encoding preprotein translocase subunit SecG gives MENVVLIIHLLLALALIGVVLIQRSEGGGLGMGGGGGGAISSRSAATALGKVTWILAIAFICTSIALTIIAAQKSAGTSVLDRVGGSAPATQETAPDTPALDSDLLLPPSADDSAPLVPKAD, from the coding sequence ATGGAAAATGTCGTTCTCATCATCCACCTCCTTCTGGCCCTCGCCCTGATCGGCGTGGTTCTGATTCAACGCTCCGAAGGTGGCGGGCTCGGCATGGGCGGCGGCGGTGGTGGTGCGATTTCCTCGCGCTCGGCTGCCACGGCCCTGGGTAAGGTCACCTGGATTCTGGCAATCGCCTTCATCTGCACCTCGATCGCGCTCACCATCATCGCGGCCCAGAAATCGGCCGGCACCTCGGTGCTTGACCGGGTCGGCGGCAGTGCACCCGCAACGCAGGAAACTGCGCCGGATACGCCCGCACTCGATAGCGATTTGCTTCTGCCTCCGTCTGCAGACGACAGCGCACCACTGGTGCCCAAGGCCGACTGA